The segment GGCTCAGCCCGCAGATCATCGGCCTCGCCGTCGCCGCCGTCGTCCTGGCCGTCGCCTTCGTCTTCGTCGAGAAGCACGCCGAGAACCCGATCATGCCGATGGGTCTGTTCTCGGACCGGAACTTCAACCTCACCACCATCGCCAACCTGCTGATCGGTGTCGCGATGTTCGGTGCGCTCGGCTACATGCCGACATACATCCAGATGGTGACCGGCGTCAGCGCGACGGTCGCGGGTCTGCTGATGATCCCGATGATGGGCGGCCTGCTCATCACCTCGATCGCCTCCGGGCAGGCCGTCTCCAAGACCGGCCGCTACAAGATCTTCCCGATCGCCGGCTCCATCGTGATGGGCATCGGCCTCGTGCTGATCGCCACCATGCACATCACCACCCCCACCTGGCTGATGTGCGTCTACCTGGCCGTCTTCGGCATCGGAATCGGCCTGTCGATGCAGATCCTGACGCTGATCGTGCAGAACTCGTTCCCGGCCCGCATGGTCGGCACTGCGACCGCCGCGAACAACTACTTCCGCCAGGTCGGCGCGACGCTGGGTTCGGCGATCGTCGGCTCCATCTTCGCCTCGCGCCTCGCGACGCTGCTCAGCGAGCGGCTCGGTGCCGCGGGCGCCGGCGGCGACGCCGGCCGCAACGACCTCACCCCGGCCGCGGTCACCGCACTGCCCGACGCGATCCGGATCCCGATCATCGAGTCGTACAACGAGGCGCTGCTGCCGATCTTCCTGTTCTTCGTCCCGCTCGCCGCGATCGCCCTCGTCGTGCTGCTTTTCCTGAAGGAGAAGCCGCTCGCGACCTCGATCACCAACGAGCCGACACCCGACACGGACGTCGACGGCCCCGAGGAACGCGTCCTGGTCGACGCCTGATCGGACCCAGGAACATTTGCGTCCCCGTGACGCCCTCCCAAGGGCTATTTGCCCTCGGGTCGGCGTCACGGGGACGCAAATATTTCCAGCCGCTCTCACACCACCGCGAGCGCGTCGACCGGGGCCACCGACACCGCACGACGGCTCGGCGGCAACGACGCGGCGATCACCAGGGCGACGGTCCCGAGGACGATCGCGGCGAACGCGCCGAGCGGCAGCCCGATCGGGAAGCCGGGCGTCATCGCGCCGATCAGCGACTGACTTCCGATCGCGCCGAAGAGGGTGCCGAGCACCAATCCGGCGGTCATCGCGGTGCCCGAGAGAGCCACCGACTCCAGCGTGATGGTCTGGCGCACCTGCTTGGCGGTGAAGCCCATCGCCCGCAGCATGCCGATCTCGCGGGTTCGGCTGATCACCGTCAAAGACATCGTCGAGACGAAGCCGACCGCGGCGATGATCACCGAGATCACGATCAGACCGACCAGCACCCACGTCATCATCGACATCGCCTGACGGTTGTCCTCCAGCTCCTGTGCGGTGAGGTCCCACCGCTCGATCGACTCCTGCAGCGACGTCATCCCCGCGATGATCGTGACGATCAGGGTGACACCGACGAACAGGCCGATGGTCGAGCGGGTGGTCCGTGCCTTGTCCGCGACCGCGTTCTTCCGGGCGAGCATCGCCGCGGGCGTTCCGCCGAGCAGTCGTCCGAAGCCTGCGACCAGCGCGGGCACCACGAGCTGTGCACCCAGCAGCAGCCCGACCGAAGCGAACGCCGTACCGAAGAACGCCGCGAAGAAGCCCGCCTCGCTCCCCTGCTCGCCGAGCAGGCACGCCCCGACCAGCAGCAGCGCACCGAATGCCGTCAGCACCACGGCGCTCAGGTGTCGCAGCCAGCGGAACGAGTTCGTCGAACCGGTCACCGATTTCCCGGACAGCGTCTTGCGCGATCCGATCAGGGTCGCGGCGACGGCGACACCCACGACCGCCAGTGCCGCGATCACCGTCGACGGCGGCAGGAAGCCGTACCGGATGTCGGGAAGGACATCGCGCGAGACCATCACGACGCGGGCGACATCGGCCACCGCCACTCCGGCGACGAGTCCGATCCCGGCGCCGATCGCCGCGACCTGCGCGACGCCGCGGGTCAGACTGGACCGCAGCTGCTTCGCGCTGGCACCGATCAGGCGGAGCAACTCCAACTGCCGGTGGCGGCCGGCGATCACGGTGTCGACACCGTTGCTGATGACCAGTGCGGCCACGAACAGCGCGATCATGATGAACACGCTCGACACGATGCTCAGCAGGACGCCGAGGTTGCCGCCGGCGTCGTCACCCGCGGCGCCCAGGAAGTCGCTCGCCGTCAGGATGATGCCCGCGTAGGCCGCGGACAGTCCGCAGACGACGCCGACGGTCGAGAGCTCACGCAGCGAGCCCGCCGTGAGGCGGTAGTCCGTCGCCCTCATGCCGCCACCCCCTGCAGGTTGATGAGGAGGTCGGAGATCTGCCGCGGGTCCATGCCGCGGTACTCGCCGACGATCTGCCCGTCGGCCAGCACCAGGATGCGATCGGCGTACGACGCGGCCACCGGGTCGTGCGTCACCATCGCGATGCCCTGTCCGTACTCGCGGGCAGCGGTCGTCAGCAGGGTCAGCACCTCGCGGCTGGTGCGGGTGTCGAGGGCGCCGGTCGGCTCGTCGGCGAGGATGATCGCCGGCTTGCCCGCGAGTGCACGCACGATCGCGACGCGCTGCTGCTGTCCACCGGAGAGCTGCGACGGCAGGTGGTCGAGGCGGTCGCGGAGGCCGAGGGAGCCGACCAGGTGCGCGATCCACGCCTGCTGGGCGGCGTCCGGCCGGTGCCCGGCGAGGACGAACGGCAGCCGGATGTTCTCGTCGGCGGTCAGCGTCGGGATCAGGTTGAAGGACTGGAAGATGAAGCCGATGCTGGTGCGGCGCAGGATGGTCCTGGCCGTGTCGCCCAGACCGACGATCGGCTGGTCGCCGAGCCAGATCTGACCGGACGATGCCTCATCGAGGCCTGCCATCACGTTCATCAGGGTCGACTTTCCCGACCCGGACGGGCCCATGATCGCGGTGAACTCGCGGCGGCGGATGTCGACCGAGACGTCGCGGAGGGCGTGGACGGGATTGGCGGGGTCACCGTAGGTGCGCGACACGTGGCGCATGACGACCGCGGGCTTGCTGACGTTCTCGTTGAAGTTCATGCCATTGAATTTATGGCTCCGACCTGGTCTTTCGCGTCGGCCCGGAGTCGGAATCCGGGTCCGTCAGGAGGATGGTTCGCGCATCATCCTCCAGATGTACGTCGGCGGCGACCGCCCCGTCGCCGGTCGCACTTCCGCTGCGATCACGGCGATCGTAACCACTGACATCACCGCCTCGGCCGCGTTGACTCTCGGGAATGACCGCAACCCTCCTCGATGATTCCCGCATACCCGCCTCAGATCCCGTCGCGCCCAACCGAAGTCAACTCCGACGCGTGATCGCTGCATCGCTGATCGGCACCACCGTCGAGTGGTACGACTTCTTCCTCTACTCGACGGCCGCGTCGCTGGTCTTCAACACCGTCTTCTTCCCGGATCAGAGTTCGTTCGTCGGGACGATGCTCAGTTTCGTCACCTTCGCCGTCGGCTTCGTGATGCGTCCGATCGGCGGCCTGGTCTTCGGCCACATCGGTGATCGGATCGGACGGCGCCGCACCCTGGCGTTGACGATGCTCCTCATGGGCGTCGCGACGGCGCTGATGGGTGCGTTGCCGACCGCCGCCCAGGTCGGGGTGCTGGCTCCGATCCTGCTGTTGCTGCTGCGCGTCGTGCAGGGCTTCGCGCTCGGCGGCGAGTGGGCGGGCGCGGTGCTCCTGGCCGTGGAACACGCGCCGCCCGGTCGGCGCGGCCGGTTCGGCGCCATCCCGCAGGTCGGCCTGGCACTGGGACTCGGCTTGGGGACCGCCGTCTTCGCGCTGCTGCAGACGGTGTTCGACGCTGAGCAGTTCCTCCGGTACGGATGGCGTCTCGCGTTCGCCGTGTCGATCGTGCTGGTGGTCGTCGGCGTCGTGGTGCGCCTGACGGTCGACGAGACGCCGGCGTTCGTCGCCGCGCGAGCCACCCTCGACACCACGCGCACGCCCCTGCGCCAACTGCTCGGCGCACCGACTCTGCGTCGCGCCACGATCGCCGGCCTCTTGGCGCGCTGGGCCGAGGGCAGCGCCTTCAACACCTGGGGAGTCTTCGCGATCACCTACGCGACGGCGTCGCAGGCCCTGAACAAGGTCGACGTCCTGCTCGCCGTGACCGTCGCCGCCGCGGTGATGGCGGTGGTGATCCCGTTCGCGGGCGCCGCCGCCGACCGGTTCGGTCCCGGCCTGGTCTACGGCGTCGGGGTGGCGCTGTACGGGCTCGCGGTGTTCCCGGTCTTCGCGCTGTTCGGCACCGGGTCCATCGTCTGGTTCACGGTGGGGCTGGTGGTCGTGTTCGGCCTGATCCACGGGCTCTTCTACGCGGCGCAGGGCACCTTCTTCGCGAGCCTGTTCCCCACCGAGGTCCGGTATACGGGGCTGTCGGTGGTGTACCAGTTCTCGGGGATCTACGCCTCGGGTCTGACGCCGCTGATCCTCACCGCGCTGATCCACGGTGCGGGCGGCGCCCCCTGGACGGCCGCGGGCTACCTGGTCGCGACGTCGGTGATCTCGGTGGTCGCCACCGCCTGGATCAAGCGCGTCATCCGGGTGCCGTGACCGCTCAGACGAGGCCGTGCTCGTACGCGTAGACCACCAGTTGCACTCGGTCGCGGAGATCGAGTTTCGACAGGATGCGCGAGATGTGCGTCTTCACCGTCGCCTCCGACAGGAATTCCTTCTCCGCGATCTCGGAGTTCGAGAGGCCGGCAGCGGCGCGCAGCGCGATCTCCCGTTCGCGCGTGGTGAGCGTGTCGTACTCGGGACCCGGTCCGGAGGTGCGCGCGCCGTGGCGCTCGAACAGCTGCCGGGTGGCCGACGCCGCGACCACCTGGCTGCCGTCGGCCACCGCGCGGACCGACGCGAGCAGGAAGTCGGGCTGCGCGTCCTTGAGGACGAAACCGCTGGCGCCTACCTCGATCGCGCGGGCCGCCGCCTCGTCGACGTCGAAGGTCGTCAGCACCAGGATCTTCGGAGCGGCGTCGCCGAACTCCGCGATCAGCTGGCCGGTGGCGGTGATGCCGTCGATGCCGGGCATCCGCACGTCCATGAGGATCAGGTCGGGCGCAGCGTCGCGGACCATCTGCGCCAGGCCCATGGCCGACGACTCCTGCGCCACCACCTCGATGTCGGGCTGGCTCGACAGGATCATGGCGATGCCGCCGCGGAAGAGCGGCTGGTCGTCGACAAGCGCAACGCGAATCATGGATGTCCTTCCGGGCGTTCGGGAATCACCAGTTCGACGAGCCATCCGCCGTCGGTCGCCGCGCTGGTCAGGGTACCGCCGGCGAGTTCGGCCCGTTCACTCATGCCGCGGATGCCGTGTCCGGCACCACCCGGGGCCAGCGGATTCTCCGACAGCGAGTTCCGGACGGTGAGTCGACACCCCTCCGTCCACTCCTGCCGGACGTCGACCGGCTGCGCCAGGTCGCCGTATTTGAGGGCGTTGGTGAGGGCTTCGGTGAGGATCGCGAAGGCCACGCGCACGGTCAGCGGCGACGCCGCGTCCTCGTCGCCGATCTCGGTGGACTGAAGCATCATTCCCGCCGCCCGCATCCGGTCGTACAGCTGTCCTCGGTCGGTCCTGGTGTGGTCGGCGGTCGTCTCGGTGCTCCGCAGCTCCTCCAGCACGCCGCGCACGTCGGCGAGCGCCTGCCTCGCCGTGTCCGCGATGACGCCGAGAGCGTCCTTCGCCGCGTCCGGGCTCGTCTCCAGAACGAACCGCGCGCCCTCCGCCTGCGCGACGACCACGGCGAGGGAGTGCGCCACCACGTCGTGCATGTCGCGAGCGAGGGCCGAGCGCTCGGCCTGCTCGTCGTACAGGTCCAGCAGGCGACGTCGTTCCAGCTGCGCGATCTGTTCGGCCACGCGCGCCTGCTCGGCACTCTGCCGCTGGTAGCGCACATAGCCGAACGTCCAGCTTCCGAGCAGCAGCACCGCGATGCCGACGAAACCGAAGACGTAGGCCTCGGGCGAGACCTCGTCGACCCCGCCGAGTCCCGGCGCACGCGGGTACACCCAGGCCGCGATGCCCGATCCCACCACGCCGACGGCCAGCGAGGCACCCCGCACGCGACTGTTCGGGTGATTGCCCGCCGTGTAGTAGAGGACCGAGTACAGCAGGGACGCCGCGACCGCGACCTGGTACGTCGCCACCTGCAGCACCGCGGATCCCAGGGCCAACGCCAGCATCAACGACGGGGCCACCCGCCTGATCATGAGGGCGACGCCGACCATCACGCTGGCGAGCACCGACGCCACCGGACCCTCGGACGTCGCGATGGCGACGATCAGCAGGGTCAGGAGGAATCCGACGACGGCGTCGCCGATCACCGACCGTCTCGGCAGGTTCGGAAACGCGAGCGGGTCGACGAGGTGGCGCGTGCCGATCATGACCATTCCCCTACCGTGCCATGGTTTCTGCGCCGAAGTCGCACTGTGACCAGCGCTTCATTACCGTCCTGCCCCTTATTTCTGTACCAACAGACGTTGTACCGTTCTATGCGTGACATCCATAGCAGACCGGGGCCGCCGCGGCGTGGCCGAAATGGCCCATCAGTCCACAGCTCTCGTGAGCCGGGCGACCGGTGCCGCCGCCGAGGTGCTCACCGCCCCCGGCGCCCGCGTGCTCGCTGCCACCCGAGAGCTCAAGAATCCGGTCCAGGCGCACGCCGCCCCCGTACCGGTCGACGGCGTCGAAGCGGCCAACCGCCTGCTCCGCCAGCTCGGCATCACCACCTTCACCCCCACCGTCGGACTCTCGACCGACCTCACGTTCCCGGTGGCCGTCGGCGGGGCCGTCGCCGGCCCGTACACGCCCGGCATCGGCAACTTGACCATTGCGAATGTCAGCGTCAACGCCGTCCGCGGCGGCGAGATCCTCTACGGTTTCCTGCCGGTCGGCGTCTTCGCCGACTTCGGCGACAAGTCGGGCGTCCACGTCGCCTGGTTCAACGCCACCACCTGGCAGGGCGGCCTCGGCGCTCCCCTCGCCGGCCTCACCGACACCGTCATCGAGGCGGTCTCGCGGCGCGTCCAGGCGGCGCCGATCCCCCACTCGATGTACAACGTCACCGTCTCGCGCCTCAAGCGGGCGCTTCGGATCGTCCCGTCGAACGGCATCCGCGGCGGCCTTGTCGACACCGGCGAGGGCGTCGTCTTCTGCGCCGTCTACGGAACTGTGAAGCGCGGTAAGACCAGCTACTTCTTCCTGCCGTCGATCGGCGTCACGCGCGCCTGATGCGGTGGGGCGAGCGGGGCTCGAACCCGCGACCAGCTGATTATGAGTCAGCGGCTCTAACCGACTGAGCTATCGCCCCGTGGGCCGCTCGCGGCCCGAGAAAAGAGAGTACCCGCCTGCTCGGAACGCACGGCGTCGGGTTCGCGCTTCCACCGTTGATTCGGGTCACCTGGCACCCCGTATCAACGGCGGAGACCTATCGAGCACGTCGGGCCGCAGGCTGAGGCTGAGCCTGTCCAGCCGAGGTTGTTCAGGACCCGAGCGACCTTGCCCGCCGTCCGACATGCGCGCTCCGCCTGCCCCCATCCGAGGCGGAGACTCCTCTTACTGGCGAACACCGCTGCGTCCAGGTCGCGCTCCATGTCGGCGTCGCGGGCGGTCGCGCTGTCGTGATTCAGCCGACCGTCCAGTTCGACGATCAGTCTCCACTCCGCGTACTCGACGTCGCGAAATCCGCGCCGACCCACGCCGGTCTCCGTCTGACGCGCTCCCCGCGGCAGTCCGTGCGCGCGCTCGACCTCCGTGAGGTACCGGTGCTCAAGCACCGAACATGCGCCGTCCCGGACGTCGACCAGTACCGATTCGAGAAATGCGCGACGACCGGTCCGACTGCGCGCCGCAAGAGCGTCGAGGAGGCGTTCCGGTGTCGTGAGACGAGCCTGCACGACACCGGCCAGAAGCGCGACAGCGTCGAAGTCCGACACCGCTTCACCGGCGACGTCGAGCACCGCGTGCTCCAGCCGGACGCGTGGCGGGCGAGCATTCGCCATGACGCGGTCGTCGAAGAATCTGCTGTAGTGCAAGCCGATGCCCGACGGTCGGACGAGATTCCGGTCCGCCGGGACTACGACTTGGATAGGTCTGGTCTCTAGACCGAACCCGGCGCCGCCCGCGGCGACGATCGCCGACTCATGACTCAAGGCGGCGGGCGCCACCGCCAAGACGGCCGCCCACTCGCGTTGGCGCCGTGTCAGTTCGCCCGTGTGCGTCACACAGACACCCTTGTGCACCGGCACCCAGCGACCGCTCCGCACTCGGTTTCGCATGAATGAAGCGTCGAGGCCGCAGTCGATCACTTGGCGACGTGCGACGACGCCGTCCTGCTTTCTCAGCAGCTCGGCAAGCTGCTCCAACGCCTGATTCCGTGCATCCCCCGTGGTCCCCATGCCGTCACTCTGCCGACCGCCATCGACCGTTTCATGATGTTTGCGAGGATTGTGGATGATCCACGAGATTTCCACCGTTGATCCGGGTCGTATAGCGCCCCGGATCAACGGTGGAGACTGATTCGACCTACTTCTTCTTCAGGTCGACGGACGTCTCGACCGGGTCCTTCTCGGCCGCGAAGTGCTTCACGTAGCGGTACACGCCGCCGACGAAGATCACGAAGACGATGACGCCGATGAGCTGCATCCAGTAGCCCAGGCCGTCGCCGACGATCGCGAGCGGTGAGCTCTCGCCGGTGCCGCCGACGATGCCCGCGTACAGGACGCCCCACAGGCTCTCGCCGACGATGAGGCCGGTGGCGAGGAGGACGCCGAGACGCTTCTTGCGTTCGCCGTCGACCGGATCCTTCGCCGCCCACTTGTCATAGGCGAGGCCGATGAGCGCGCCGATCGGGATGATGAGCGTGAGCGCCATCGGCAGGTACATGCCCATGCCGACGGCCAGCGGCGGCAGCTTCAAGGACTTGGTGGTCCGCTTGAGTACCTCGTCGACGATGATCACGCCGACGCCGATCGCGACACCGAGGCCGATGAGCGCCCAGTTGAGGTCGCCGCCGAAGACGCCCTTCGCGAGCGTCGACAGCAGGGCGGCCTGCGGGGCGGCGAGCGCTCCGTCCTTGGCACCCGGGGCGCCTTCGAAGCCGAACGCGGTCTGCATCAGGTCGAGGATCGGCGGAATGATCACCGAACCGAACAGCACGCCGATGACCAGTGCGACCTGCTGCTTCCACGGCGTCGCACCGACCAGCTGGCCGGTCTTGAGGTCCTGCAGGTTGTCGTTCGAGATGGTCGCGACACCGAACACGACGGCCGCGGTGAAGAGCGTGTACGCGATGAGCGCGTCCGTCTGGTCGGTGTTCTCGGCACCGCCGTGCGTCAGCTTGATCAGCAGGGCCGCGAACAGCACCACCAGCACGCCGACTCCGGAGATCGGGCTGTTCGACGAGCCGATCAGACCCGCCATGTAGCCGCAGACCGCGGCGACGACCAGGCCGATCACGAACACGAAGATGACGCTGACGGTGAGGATGCCGACGGCGCTGTCGACCAGGGCGGTGCTCTGCAGGAAGTCCCACAGGAGCCAGCCGACGGGGATCATCGCGACGACGATGGTGAGGCCGACGTACTGGATCGGGATGTCGCGCTCGGTGAGGTCGACGTCCTGCCCGGACTTGCGGAGGCGGGCGCTGACGGCGGCATCCATGATGCCCTTGAGGATCGGGCCGATCACGGTGAGCAGCGTCCAGACCGCGGCGACGGCGATCGCGCCGGCGCCGACCATGCGGACGTCGCTGGAGAACGTTCCGGTGACGGTGTCGAGCAGATCGTGCGTCAGATCGAGTCCGCTGGTGCGGATCGGCAGCACGATGAAGAACGAGATCACCAGACCGACGATCATCGCGATGCCGACGCCGATGCCGACGAGGTGACCGACACCGATCAGGGCCAGCGACAGGCTCGCGCCGACCATCGTGGCACCCGGCCCCACCTTGAAGGCGACGGCGACTTCGGTGGACACCAGCTTGAGTGCACCGAGGATCTGGAAGAACGCGGCGGCGATGGAGCCGATGATGATCGCGCGCATGCCGCCGCGGTTGGCGTTGGCGGCACCCGGTTCCTGACCTGCTGTGTCGCCGACCTTGAGCACCTCGGCGGCCGCGACGCCCTCCGGATACGGAAGATCGGAGCCGGTGACCAGCGCACGGCGCAGCGGGATCGAGTACATGACGCCGAGGATGCCGCCGACCGCGCAGACCGCGACCGTCTCCCAGTACGGGAAGCCTGTCCACCAGCCGATCATGATCAGACCCGGCAGCACGAAGATGATCGCCGACAGCGTGCCGGCGGCCGAGGCGATGGTCTGGACGATGTTGTTCTCGACGATCGAGTGGTCCTTGAAGTACCGGAGCACCGACATCGAGATCACGGCGGCGGGGATGGCCGTCGCGAAGGTCAGGCCCACTTTCAGGCCCAGGTAGACGTTGGCCGCGGTGAACACCAGGGTGATGAGTCCA is part of the Gordonia phthalatica genome and harbors:
- a CDS encoding MDR family MFS transporter, which produces MTTQIVEPDDDTAQGPDRRTVILLFIGLMITMLLASLNQTVLSTALPTIVGELHGVDQMTWVITAYILASTIVMPVYGKVSDLLGRKPVLLSAILIFLAGSVVGALAGDISWLIFGRVLQGLGGGGLMILSQAAIADVVPARERGKYMGFMGAVFAVSSVAGPLLGGWLTEGPGWRWAFWGNLPLGALAIAATIAFLKLPKVEQQVKPRMDYFGMALIAGATTALVLVCTWGGHTYDWLSPQIIGLAVAAVVLAVAFVFVEKHAENPIMPMGLFSDRNFNLTTIANLLIGVAMFGALGYMPTYIQMVTGVSATVAGLLMIPMMGGLLITSIASGQAVSKTGRYKIFPIAGSIVMGIGLVLIATMHITTPTWLMCVYLAVFGIGIGLSMQILTLIVQNSFPARMVGTATAANNYFRQVGATLGSAIVGSIFASRLATLLSERLGAAGAGGDAGRNDLTPAAVTALPDAIRIPIIESYNEALLPIFLFFVPLAAIALVVLLFLKEKPLATSITNEPTPDTDVDGPEERVLVDA
- a CDS encoding ABC transporter permease; its protein translation is MRATDYRLTAGSLRELSTVGVVCGLSAAYAGIILTASDFLGAAGDDAGGNLGVLLSIVSSVFIMIALFVAALVISNGVDTVIAGRHRQLELLRLIGASAKQLRSSLTRGVAQVAAIGAGIGLVAGVAVADVARVVMVSRDVLPDIRYGFLPPSTVIAALAVVGVAVAATLIGSRKTLSGKSVTGSTNSFRWLRHLSAVVLTAFGALLLVGACLLGEQGSEAGFFAAFFGTAFASVGLLLGAQLVVPALVAGFGRLLGGTPAAMLARKNAVADKARTTRSTIGLFVGVTLIVTIIAGMTSLQESIERWDLTAQELEDNRQAMSMMTWVLVGLIVISVIIAAVGFVSTMSLTVISRTREIGMLRAMGFTAKQVRQTITLESVALSGTAMTAGLVLGTLFGAIGSQSLIGAMTPGFPIGLPLGAFAAIVLGTVALVIAASLPPSRRAVSVAPVDALAVV
- a CDS encoding ABC transporter ATP-binding protein, coding for MNFNENVSKPAVVMRHVSRTYGDPANPVHALRDVSVDIRRREFTAIMGPSGSGKSTLMNVMAGLDEASSGQIWLGDQPIVGLGDTARTILRRTSIGFIFQSFNLIPTLTADENIRLPFVLAGHRPDAAQQAWIAHLVGSLGLRDRLDHLPSQLSGGQQQRVAIVRALAGKPAIILADEPTGALDTRTSREVLTLLTTAAREYGQGIAMVTHDPVAASYADRILVLADGQIVGEYRGMDPRQISDLLINLQGVAA
- a CDS encoding MFS transporter, coding for MTATLLDDSRIPASDPVAPNRSQLRRVIAASLIGTTVEWYDFFLYSTAASLVFNTVFFPDQSSFVGTMLSFVTFAVGFVMRPIGGLVFGHIGDRIGRRRTLALTMLLMGVATALMGALPTAAQVGVLAPILLLLLRVVQGFALGGEWAGAVLLAVEHAPPGRRGRFGAIPQVGLALGLGLGTAVFALLQTVFDAEQFLRYGWRLAFAVSIVLVVVGVVVRLTVDETPAFVAARATLDTTRTPLRQLLGAPTLRRATIAGLLARWAEGSAFNTWGVFAITYATASQALNKVDVLLAVTVAAAVMAVVIPFAGAAADRFGPGLVYGVGVALYGLAVFPVFALFGTGSIVWFTVGLVVVFGLIHGLFYAAQGTFFASLFPTEVRYTGLSVVYQFSGIYASGLTPLILTALIHGAGGAPWTAAGYLVATSVISVVATAWIKRVIRVP
- a CDS encoding response regulator transcription factor → MIRVALVDDQPLFRGGIAMILSSQPDIEVVAQESSAMGLAQMVRDAAPDLILMDVRMPGIDGITATGQLIAEFGDAAPKILVLTTFDVDEAAARAIEVGASGFVLKDAQPDFLLASVRAVADGSQVVAASATRQLFERHGARTSGPGPEYDTLTTREREIALRAAAGLSNSEIAEKEFLSEATVKTHISRILSKLDLRDRVQLVVYAYEHGLV
- a CDS encoding sensor histidine kinase, with amino-acid sequence MVMIGTRHLVDPLAFPNLPRRSVIGDAVVGFLLTLLIVAIATSEGPVASVLASVMVGVALMIRRVAPSLMLALALGSAVLQVATYQVAVAASLLYSVLYYTAGNHPNSRVRGASLAVGVVGSGIAAWVYPRAPGLGGVDEVSPEAYVFGFVGIAVLLLGSWTFGYVRYQRQSAEQARVAEQIAQLERRRLLDLYDEQAERSALARDMHDVVAHSLAVVVAQAEGARFVLETSPDAAKDALGVIADTARQALADVRGVLEELRSTETTADHTRTDRGQLYDRMRAAGMMLQSTEIGDEDAASPLTVRVAFAILTEALTNALKYGDLAQPVDVRQEWTEGCRLTVRNSLSENPLAPGGAGHGIRGMSERAELAGGTLTSAATDGGWLVELVIPERPEGHP
- a CDS encoding type IV toxin-antitoxin system AbiEi family antitoxin domain-containing protein — its product is MGTTGDARNQALEQLAELLRKQDGVVARRQVIDCGLDASFMRNRVRSGRWVPVHKGVCVTHTGELTRRQREWAAVLAVAPAALSHESAIVAAGGAGFGLETRPIQVVVPADRNLVRPSGIGLHYSRFFDDRVMANARPPRVRLEHAVLDVAGEAVSDFDAVALLAGVVQARLTTPERLLDALAARSRTGRRAFLESVLVDVRDGACSVLEHRYLTEVERAHGLPRGARQTETGVGRRGFRDVEYAEWRLIVELDGRLNHDSATARDADMERDLDAAVFASKRSLRLGWGQAERACRTAGKVARVLNNLGWTGSASACGPTCSIGLRR
- a CDS encoding OPT family oligopeptide transporter — translated: MSTQTVKSPMRELTIRSVILGGLITLVFTAANVYLGLKVGLTFATAIPAAVISMSVLRYFKDHSIVENNIVQTIASAAGTLSAIIFVLPGLIMIGWWTGFPYWETVAVCAVGGILGVMYSIPLRRALVTGSDLPYPEGVAAAEVLKVGDTAGQEPGAANANRGGMRAIIIGSIAAAFFQILGALKLVSTEVAVAFKVGPGATMVGASLSLALIGVGHLVGIGVGIAMIVGLVISFFIVLPIRTSGLDLTHDLLDTVTGTFSSDVRMVGAGAIAVAAVWTLLTVIGPILKGIMDAAVSARLRKSGQDVDLTERDIPIQYVGLTIVVAMIPVGWLLWDFLQSTALVDSAVGILTVSVIFVFVIGLVVAAVCGYMAGLIGSSNSPISGVGVLVVLFAALLIKLTHGGAENTDQTDALIAYTLFTAAVVFGVATISNDNLQDLKTGQLVGATPWKQQVALVIGVLFGSVIIPPILDLMQTAFGFEGAPGAKDGALAAPQAALLSTLAKGVFGGDLNWALIGLGVAIGVGVIIVDEVLKRTTKSLKLPPLAVGMGMYLPMALTLIIPIGALIGLAYDKWAAKDPVDGERKKRLGVLLATGLIVGESLWGVLYAGIVGGTGESSPLAIVGDGLGYWMQLIGVIVFVIFVGGVYRYVKHFAAEKDPVETSVDLKKK